The Chitinophaga flava genome has a segment encoding these proteins:
- a CDS encoding type IX secretion system plug protein, translated as MRTAAILLWVVLAASLFSARVMAQSNVITPDHVYYNNIKSVKFNQTGDPLSMPMYTIGTGEKLELSFDDMDNDVKNYYYSFVLCNADWTPAQVNQFDYMRGFSETRILNYKMSSVALQRYTHYSVHLPGTNSYPIKSGNYLLKVYLDSDTTQLAFTRRLYVVENKAGIAGFIQQPITPKLFRTHQKINFEINTGSLNIQNPFDQIKVVILQNYRWDNAITNLKPQFINGNTIKYNAEMDCIMPAGKEFRWIDLRSFRLQTERVRHSEYHSNSTDVFAVPDVERADKLYQFIKDLNGKYYLATIDNYDPNFEGDYASVHFSFLAPEPYAGYDMYLFGEVTNYECNSNSKMTYNAASRAYEATLFLKQGYYNYIYGLVDKTVPNAKFNTELTEGDYWETENNYTILLYFRPLGGRADELVSSVTLNSILNRK; from the coding sequence ATGCGTACAGCAGCAATTCTTTTATGGGTGGTCCTGGCAGCAAGCCTGTTTTCCGCGAGGGTAATGGCCCAGTCAAATGTCATTACACCGGACCATGTTTATTACAACAATATTAAGTCGGTCAAATTCAATCAGACGGGAGATCCTCTCAGTATGCCCATGTACACGATCGGTACCGGCGAAAAGCTGGAGTTGTCTTTCGATGATATGGACAATGACGTGAAAAACTACTACTATTCTTTTGTACTCTGTAATGCAGACTGGACGCCGGCTCAGGTAAACCAGTTTGATTACATGCGCGGTTTTTCAGAGACCAGGATACTGAATTACAAAATGTCGAGTGTGGCCTTACAACGTTATACTCACTATAGTGTACATCTACCGGGCACCAACAGCTATCCGATCAAGTCGGGCAACTATCTGTTGAAAGTTTACCTGGACAGTGACACCACACAGCTGGCCTTTACCCGCCGTCTGTACGTGGTGGAAAACAAGGCCGGCATCGCCGGATTTATTCAGCAGCCTATTACTCCGAAACTTTTCCGGACACATCAGAAAATAAATTTTGAGATCAACACCGGCTCTCTGAATATCCAGAATCCTTTTGATCAGATCAAGGTGGTCATCCTCCAAAACTATCGTTGGGATAATGCAATCACCAACCTGAAACCGCAGTTTATCAATGGTAACACCATCAAATACAATGCAGAAATGGATTGTATAATGCCCGCCGGGAAAGAATTCCGCTGGATAGATCTGAGAAGCTTCCGGCTGCAGACAGAAAGGGTACGTCACTCGGAATATCATAGTAACAGCACCGATGTTTTTGCAGTACCGGATGTTGAAAGGGCAGATAAATTATACCAGTTTATCAAGGATCTCAACGGTAAATATTATCTGGCTACCATAGATAACTATGATCCCAATTTTGAAGGGGACTACGCCTCTGTGCATTTTTCTTTTCTGGCACCGGAGCCTTATGCCGGATATGATATGTATCTTTTCGGAGAGGTGACCAACTACGAATGCAACAGCAACAGTAAGATGACCTATAATGCTGCCAGCCGGGCTTATGAAGCGACGTTATTTCTGAAACAGGGATACTATAATTATATCTATGGCCTGGTAGATAAAACAGTTCCCAATGCTAAATTCAATACCGAACTGACAGAAGGTGACTACTGGGAAACGGAAAATAATTACACGATTCTGTTATATTTCCGTCCGCTGGGTGGAAGGGCCGATGAGCTGGTATCCAGTGTGACGCTCAATTCTATTCTGAATCGTAAATAA
- a CDS encoding NAD(P)/FAD-dependent oxidoreductase yields MIQPNIPESAQPRVVIVGGGFGGINLAKQLKHAPVQVVLLDRNNYHLFQPLLYQVSTAGLEPDSIAFPLRGIFSKQKNLVFRMAEVTGVRTADNILETGIGEIRYDYLVFATGSNTNFFGNKAIEQHAIGMKSLIEAVQIRNYVVKQFEESLLLKDPEEIKPKLNFIMVGGGPTGVELAGAFAELRKYIMPKDYPTLPQSLMEVYLIEAGPRVLASFSEKTSEHTMKALQDVGVKVLVNTGVKEYDGNTAILSTGEKIQSQSLLWSAGVKGVPVAGLPQDIILPNGRILVNEFNQLKGFNNIFAIGDIAQMTNDPRFPKGYPMVAQVAIQQGKNLAHNLRLMMENKTMKGFYYKDLGSMATIGRNRAVAEIFNTRLSGYIAWMVWMVVHLMSLLGFRNKLVVFINWFYRYFTFDRGTRIIIKRGAANIVKLRQTVGS; encoded by the coding sequence ATGATTCAGCCCAATATTCCGGAGTCTGCTCAACCGCGCGTCGTAATTGTAGGTGGAGGATTTGGCGGTATTAACCTGGCCAAACAGCTTAAACATGCACCAGTTCAGGTAGTCTTGCTGGACAGAAACAACTACCATCTTTTCCAACCTTTGCTCTACCAGGTATCTACCGCAGGCCTGGAACCCGACAGCATCGCCTTCCCACTCCGAGGTATCTTCAGCAAACAGAAAAACCTGGTCTTCCGAATGGCGGAAGTCACGGGAGTTAGGACTGCAGACAATATCCTCGAAACAGGTATAGGGGAAATACGTTACGACTACCTCGTGTTTGCTACCGGTAGCAATACTAACTTCTTCGGCAACAAGGCAATCGAACAACATGCTATCGGCATGAAATCGCTCATCGAAGCAGTACAGATCAGGAATTATGTGGTGAAACAGTTTGAGGAAAGTCTGCTGTTGAAAGATCCGGAGGAAATAAAACCCAAGCTCAACTTCATCATGGTAGGTGGCGGGCCCACCGGCGTAGAGCTTGCAGGAGCCTTCGCTGAATTACGCAAATATATCATGCCCAAAGACTACCCAACACTGCCTCAATCACTGATGGAGGTATATCTCATTGAAGCAGGCCCCAGAGTGCTGGCTTCTTTCAGTGAAAAAACGTCTGAGCACACCATGAAAGCACTGCAGGACGTAGGGGTAAAAGTATTGGTCAACACCGGCGTAAAAGAATATGATGGTAATACTGCCATCCTCAGCACAGGTGAAAAGATACAATCACAATCCCTTTTATGGTCTGCCGGCGTAAAAGGTGTACCTGTAGCGGGTTTGCCGCAGGATATCATATTACCCAACGGCCGTATACTTGTCAACGAATTTAACCAGCTCAAAGGATTCAATAATATATTCGCTATCGGTGATATCGCACAAATGACCAACGATCCGCGTTTCCCGAAAGGTTATCCCATGGTGGCACAGGTAGCCATTCAACAAGGTAAAAACCTGGCCCACAATCTCCGCCTGATGATGGAAAATAAAACCATGAAAGGCTTCTACTACAAAGATCTTGGCAGTATGGCCACCATCGGACGCAACAGGGCCGTAGCTGAAATTTTCAATACGCGTCTCAGCGGTTACATCGCCTGGATGGTATGGATGGTCGTGCACCTCATGAGCCTTCTGGGATTCAGAAACAAACTGGTGGTATTCATCAACTGGTTCTACCGCTATTTCACTTTCGACAGAGGCACTCGCATCATTATCAAACGCGGCGCCGCCAACATTGTGAAACTCCGGCAAACCGTCGGCTCATAA
- a CDS encoding MIP/aquaporin family protein, with product MSPLLAEIIGTAFLIALGDGVVANVVLSKSKGQQSGWIVISMGWAMAVFVGVFCAGQYSGAHLNPAVTLALAIKGSFSWSLVPAYIGAQLLGAMLGALLVWLCYKKHFDASDDAAGKLAVFCTAPAIRTPWYNLLTEFIATLVFILAIFYITKPTTGIGSLDALPVALLVLAIGLSLGGPTGYAINPARDLGPRIMHALLPIPGKGSSDWAYAWIPIVGPLAGAIAATVIYNALQN from the coding sequence ATGTCACCATTATTAGCCGAAATCATCGGTACCGCTTTTCTCATCGCCCTTGGCGATGGCGTAGTTGCCAACGTAGTACTCAGCAAATCCAAAGGCCAGCAGAGCGGCTGGATCGTTATCTCCATGGGATGGGCCATGGCCGTATTTGTAGGCGTTTTCTGCGCCGGACAGTACAGCGGCGCCCACCTCAATCCTGCCGTCACCCTTGCACTGGCCATCAAAGGATCTTTCAGCTGGTCGCTTGTACCGGCGTACATAGGAGCCCAACTGTTAGGAGCCATGCTCGGCGCCCTCCTCGTATGGCTTTGCTATAAAAAACATTTCGATGCCAGCGATGATGCCGCCGGTAAACTGGCAGTATTCTGCACCGCACCGGCTATACGAACACCCTGGTATAATCTCCTCACTGAGTTTATTGCCACCCTCGTATTTATACTGGCTATCTTCTACATCACCAAACCCACTACCGGCATCGGTTCGCTCGACGCACTGCCTGTCGCCCTCCTTGTGCTGGCCATAGGCCTGTCTCTCGGAGGCCCTACCGGCTATGCCATCAATCCCGCCAGAGACCTGGGCCCCCGCATTATGCATGCTCTTCTGCCAATTCCCGGCAAAGGCAGCAGCGACTGGGCTTACGCCTGGATACCTATCGTCGGTCCGCTGGCGGGAGCCATCGCTGCAACTGTGATATATAACGCGTTACAGAATTAA
- the glpK gene encoding glycerol kinase GlpK has translation MGKYILALDQGTTSSRAIIFDHDGSIKATAQKEFKQIFPQPGWVEHDAMEIWTSQASVAAEVLLKARISGENIAAIGITNQRETTIVWDRKTGKPIHNAIVWQDRRTAAYCDTLIKEGKEQLIKDKTGLRIDAYFSATKIKWILDNVPEARRKAENGELAFGTVDSWLTWNFSNGHLHITDVSNASRTLLFNIHDMKWDEELLSLFNIPAAMLPEVKPSSEVYGYSEASLTPYRIPIAGIAGDQQAALFGQMCTAPGMLKNTYGTGCFMVLNTGDKPIPSHNNLLTTVAWQINGKTTYALEGSIFIGGAVVQWLRDGLGIIHHSVDVEKLAATVPHSDGVYFVPAFAGLGAPYWNQHARGTMVGITRGTSSAHIARAALDSIAFQTMDVLKAMEADAGMPISELRVDGGATRNNLLMQFQSDLLQVRVVRPRITETTALGAAYLAGLAVGFWDSIETIDQQWKIDATFDPTMEQTQRNQLCKDWKRAIKAAQAWTEE, from the coding sequence ATGGGGAAATATATTCTTGCCCTCGACCAGGGAACCACCAGTTCCCGCGCCATTATCTTCGATCACGACGGCAGTATCAAGGCTACTGCTCAAAAAGAATTCAAACAGATATTTCCGCAACCCGGCTGGGTAGAACATGATGCCATGGAAATATGGACATCACAGGCCAGCGTAGCAGCAGAAGTACTGCTCAAAGCCAGGATATCAGGCGAAAACATCGCTGCCATCGGCATCACCAACCAACGCGAAACCACTATCGTATGGGACCGCAAAACAGGCAAACCCATTCATAATGCCATCGTATGGCAGGACCGCCGTACTGCCGCCTACTGCGACACACTCATCAAAGAAGGAAAGGAACAACTGATCAAAGACAAAACAGGCCTGCGTATCGATGCCTACTTCTCTGCCACCAAAATAAAATGGATACTCGATAATGTCCCCGAAGCCAGACGCAAAGCCGAAAACGGCGAACTGGCCTTCGGTACAGTTGACAGCTGGCTCACCTGGAACTTCTCCAACGGACACCTGCATATCACCGATGTAAGCAACGCCTCCCGCACGCTGTTGTTTAATATCCACGATATGAAATGGGATGAGGAACTATTGTCACTCTTCAACATCCCCGCCGCTATGCTGCCTGAAGTTAAACCTTCCAGTGAAGTATACGGCTATTCCGAAGCCTCCCTCACCCCCTACCGTATTCCGATTGCAGGCATCGCCGGCGACCAGCAGGCAGCCCTGTTCGGACAAATGTGCACCGCTCCCGGTATGCTCAAAAATACCTATGGCACCGGCTGTTTTATGGTGCTCAATACCGGCGACAAACCCATCCCCTCACATAACAACCTCCTCACCACCGTAGCCTGGCAGATCAATGGTAAAACAACCTATGCCCTGGAAGGCAGCATCTTCATCGGTGGTGCAGTAGTACAGTGGCTGCGCGACGGCCTTGGTATCATTCATCACTCTGTAGATGTGGAGAAACTGGCCGCCACCGTACCACATAGCGACGGCGTATATTTTGTACCGGCATTCGCCGGCCTCGGCGCCCCCTACTGGAACCAGCATGCCCGTGGTACCATGGTCGGCATCACCCGCGGTACCAGCTCTGCCCATATTGCCCGCGCCGCACTCGACAGCATCGCCTTCCAGACCATGGACGTGCTCAAAGCCATGGAAGCGGATGCCGGCATGCCCATCAGTGAACTGCGTGTGGATGGCGGCGCTACCCGCAACAACCTCCTGATGCAATTCCAATCAGATCTGTTGCAGGTGCGTGTAGTACGACCCAGGATCACCGAAACCACCGCACTAGGCGCCGCCTACCTCGCCGGACTGGCCGTTGGCTTCTGGGACAGCATCGAAACTATCGACCAGCAATGGAAAATAGATGCCACCTTCGACCCAACTATGGAACAAACACAACGTAATCAACTCTGTAAAGACTGGAAACGAGCTATCAAAGCAGCCCAGGCCTGGACAGAAGAATAA
- the fsa gene encoding fructose-6-phosphate aldolase produces the protein MKFFIDTANLDQIREAHDLGVLDGVTTNPSLMAKEGIKGEAAILKHYADICDIVDGDVSAEVFSTDFKSIVEEGKKLAAIHPNIVVKVPMIKEGVKAIKWFSENGIRTNCTLVFSAGQAILAAKAGAAYVSPFIGRIDDSNWDGVELIAQISQIYSLQGFKTEILAASIRSALHIVKCAEVGADVCTCPLDSILGLLKHPLTDIGLAKFLDDAKKM, from the coding sequence ATGAAATTCTTTATCGATACAGCGAATCTTGATCAGATCAGGGAAGCTCATGATCTCGGCGTACTGGATGGAGTGACTACCAACCCTTCCCTGATGGCGAAGGAAGGTATCAAGGGAGAAGCCGCTATTCTCAAACATTACGCAGATATCTGCGATATCGTGGACGGAGATGTGAGTGCCGAAGTATTTTCTACTGATTTTAAATCTATCGTTGAAGAAGGCAAAAAGCTGGCTGCCATCCACCCGAATATTGTGGTGAAAGTGCCGATGATCAAAGAAGGTGTAAAAGCCATCAAATGGTTTTCTGAAAACGGTATCAGAACAAACTGTACGCTGGTATTCTCTGCTGGTCAGGCTATTCTGGCTGCTAAAGCAGGAGCCGCTTACGTATCTCCTTTCATCGGACGTATCGATGACAGCAACTGGGACGGTGTTGAACTGATCGCTCAGATCTCTCAGATATACAGCCTGCAGGGCTTTAAAACTGAAATCCTGGCAGCGTCCATCCGTAGCGCCCTCCACATTGTAAAATGTGCTGAAGTAGGTGCCGACGTATGTACTTGCCCGTTAGACTCCATCCTTGGCCTGCTGAAACATCCGTTAACGGATATCGGCCTGGCTAAGTTCCTGGATGATGCCAAGAAAATGTAA
- a CDS encoding DUF5684 domain-containing protein has translation MDNAASGAIFALMLPLLLFFLAFGIFYIICNWKIYKKAGFEGWECIVPIYSTIIMLRIIGKPWWWLLLFMIPGVNIIFAIWATNLLSKSFGKDVGFTLGILFLGFIFIPILAFDRSIVYQGPAGDPNGIRPMEDVNTIGTNAA, from the coding sequence ATGGACAACGCAGCAAGTGGTGCCATCTTCGCATTAATGCTCCCTCTTCTTTTATTCTTTTTAGCTTTTGGGATTTTCTACATCATTTGTAACTGGAAAATCTACAAAAAAGCTGGTTTTGAAGGATGGGAATGCATTGTACCTATCTACAGCACTATCATCATGTTAAGAATTATCGGTAAACCATGGTGGTGGTTGCTGTTGTTCATGATCCCCGGTGTCAACATTATTTTTGCCATCTGGGCTACAAACCTGCTCAGCAAAAGCTTTGGAAAAGATGTGGGCTTTACCCTGGGCATATTATTCCTGGGCTTTATCTTTATTCCTATCCTGGCATTCGACCGTAGCATCGTTTATCAAGGCCCTGCCGGCGATCCCAACGGTATCCGTCCAATGGAAGATGTGAACACCATCGGCACAAATGCTGCTTAA
- a CDS encoding RDD family protein — MESFNDTKNTDLLSDLEEPAPELASKGLRFANYLVDFLVIFVVLICLMNFAQLAMAEIQVIYIVFFLLYYSIMEGLMNGRTIGKMVTGTRVVTRDNEPISFGKALGRSASRLVPFEAFSLLFGDAAWHDNWTNTIVVKNK; from the coding sequence ATGGAATCATTTAATGATACAAAAAACACCGACCTGCTCAGCGATCTGGAAGAACCGGCTCCAGAGTTGGCCAGCAAAGGCCTCCGTTTCGCCAATTATCTGGTCGACTTTCTGGTGATTTTTGTCGTTCTCATATGCCTTATGAACTTTGCTCAACTGGCCATGGCTGAAATACAGGTGATCTACATCGTGTTTTTCCTGCTTTATTACAGTATCATGGAAGGACTGATGAACGGCCGGACCATTGGTAAAATGGTAACCGGAACCCGTGTAGTAACCAGGGATAACGAACCGATCAGCTTCGGTAAGGCCCTGGGCCGCTCTGCTTCCAGACTGGTGCCTTTTGAAGCATTCAGTCTTTTGTTTGGCGACGCTGCCTGGCACGACAACTGGACAAATACTATCGTAGTAAAAAACAAATAA
- a CDS encoding RDD family protein, with protein sequence MSNIKIPTSFNIDLEFETADAMKRFLAWLIDFGIRLCYYLMMYMVLVSFHFSNTTTQVLLTLILSLPLMLYFLVLEISMGGQTPGKKLMHLKVVSLTGNQPTVSQHLIRWIFRMIESPLLFFMFLIPVIIPVVAIARTPYSQRLGDVVAGTIVINIKRTGSIEETIFRDMSATDYQPQFPQITRLSDRDMNKVKELLDKALKAKDEVLAAKVAHRVKEVLHIQSELPNTSFLETVLNDYNYYTTKDN encoded by the coding sequence ATGAGCAACATAAAAATACCAACTTCCTTTAACATTGATCTTGAATTTGAAACGGCGGATGCAATGAAGCGTTTTCTGGCCTGGCTCATTGATTTCGGGATCCGGCTCTGCTATTATCTGATGATGTATATGGTATTGGTATCTTTTCATTTTAGCAATACTACTACCCAGGTACTTTTAACATTGATTCTTTCCCTTCCGCTGATGTTATATTTTCTGGTACTGGAAATATCGATGGGAGGCCAGACTCCCGGGAAAAAACTGATGCATCTGAAAGTGGTAAGTCTTACCGGCAACCAGCCAACCGTCAGTCAGCATCTGATCCGCTGGATCTTCCGGATGATAGAGTCGCCACTGCTGTTCTTTATGTTTCTTATTCCGGTAATCATCCCGGTAGTAGCGATAGCCCGTACTCCTTACAGTCAACGTCTGGGCGATGTGGTAGCCGGTACAATTGTGATCAACATCAAAAGAACGGGAAGCATTGAAGAAACCATCTTCAGGGATATGTCTGCAACAGACTACCAGCCACAGTTTCCGCAGATCACCCGTTTATCCGACAGGGATATGAACAAGGTAAAAGAGCTACTCGATAAGGCGCTCAAAGCCAAAGATGAAGTGCTGGCGGCCAAAGTGGCCCATCGGGTAAAAGAAGTGCTGCATATCCAGTCTGAGCTACCCAATACCAGTTTTCTGGAAACAGTGTTGAATGATTACAACTACTACACGACGAAAGACAATTAA
- a CDS encoding stage II sporulation protein M encodes MRESLFIKKNLPRWKKIQEEPTDDPDEMAERFVSLLDDLSYAKTFYSFSKVTRYINGLAAGIYQRIYQNRKEEVGRFQLFFRFELPLLFRQYHRLLLFTFCFFLVFCIIGAFSSAHDETFVRGFLGDEYVNMTERNIANNDPFGVYKDGNPLLMFLRIAVNNIRVALMCYVGGIFLGIGSLYLLLQNGIMLGVFQYIFFSHGLGFKSVLVIWIHGTLEISSIVVSGCAGIILGKSILFPGTRKRLESLRKGAKDGIKIMVALIPVFVVAAFLEGFVTRYTGMPLWLSLLILTGSLCFMVGYFILYPIHLHRKGYRLNAAGKVVFPFSRPK; translated from the coding sequence ATGAGAGAATCATTGTTTATCAAGAAAAATTTGCCCCGCTGGAAAAAAATCCAGGAGGAGCCCACCGATGACCCTGATGAGATGGCGGAAAGATTTGTTTCCTTACTGGACGACCTCTCCTATGCCAAAACATTCTATAGCTTTAGTAAAGTAACCCGCTATATCAACGGCCTGGCCGCCGGCATTTACCAACGGATATATCAGAACAGGAAAGAAGAAGTAGGCCGTTTTCAATTATTCTTCCGTTTTGAACTGCCATTGCTTTTCCGGCAATATCACCGTTTGCTGCTGTTCACCTTCTGTTTCTTTCTGGTGTTCTGTATCATCGGTGCTTTTTCTTCTGCCCATGATGAAACTTTTGTGAGAGGATTTCTGGGGGATGAATATGTGAATATGACAGAAAGAAATATCGCCAATAATGATCCTTTTGGTGTTTATAAGGACGGTAATCCCTTGCTGATGTTCTTGCGGATTGCGGTCAACAATATCCGGGTGGCGCTGATGTGTTATGTAGGCGGTATCTTTCTGGGTATTGGCTCTTTGTACCTGTTGCTGCAAAACGGTATTATGCTCGGTGTGTTTCAGTACATCTTCTTTTCACACGGCCTGGGATTTAAATCTGTGCTGGTGATATGGATACATGGCACGCTGGAAATTTCCAGTATTGTAGTTTCCGGTTGTGCCGGGATTATACTGGGTAAAAGTATCTTGTTCCCTGGTACCCGTAAAAGGCTGGAGTCTCTGCGCAAAGGTGCGAAAGACGGAATCAAGATCATGGTGGCGCTTATCCCTGTGTTTGTAGTAGCAGCTTTTCTGGAAGGTTTTGTAACCCGCTATACCGGAATGCCGCTGTGGCTCAGCCTTCTGATCCTCACAGGGTCTCTGTGTTTTATGGTGGGATATTTTATCCTCTATCCCATTCACCTGCACCGCAAAGGATATCGTTTAAATGCTGCCGGTAAAGTAGTCTTTCCTTTTTCCCGGCCAAAGTAA
- a CDS encoding DUF4129 domain-containing protein has protein sequence MMKIDCRKYVKRLLLLIMLCIPLKGLSQQPVAGDQETKKGQETNVTPSIPYYDKRTVSEAVITKLKQDKKMQYRDEDAKKSRSGEGFFRALAALFLFISKIRFMAAILLLAFLGFLLFRFMKNNGMSIFRKPKELEVTEEIHEEDLRSAGEYEDKIRAAIAARDIRQAVRWWYLYTLFQLANRQLIIPGREKTNNDYLRSMRNTPYYKTFSTLTLDYEYIWYGGFEVSEAQFSAMDQQFRDFNHQLGKAS, from the coding sequence ATGATGAAAATTGATTGTAGAAAATATGTGAAACGCCTGTTGCTGCTGATCATGCTGTGTATCCCCCTGAAAGGGCTGTCACAGCAGCCTGTGGCCGGAGATCAGGAAACAAAAAAAGGACAGGAAACAAATGTAACTCCTTCCATACCGTACTACGACAAACGAACTGTATCTGAAGCCGTGATCACAAAGTTGAAGCAGGATAAGAAGATGCAGTACCGTGATGAAGATGCGAAGAAGTCCCGCTCCGGAGAAGGCTTTTTCCGTGCGTTGGCTGCGCTCTTTCTTTTCATATCCAAAATCCGGTTTATGGCTGCCATTTTATTGCTGGCTTTTCTGGGATTTCTCTTGTTTCGTTTCATGAAAAACAATGGTATGAGCATCTTCCGGAAGCCCAAAGAGCTGGAAGTAACAGAGGAAATACACGAAGAAGATTTACGGAGTGCTGGTGAATATGAAGATAAGATCAGGGCTGCTATTGCTGCCAGAGATATCCGGCAGGCCGTACGGTGGTGGTATTTGTATACGTTGTTTCAGCTGGCCAACAGACAACTGATCATCCCCGGAAGGGAAAAAACGAACAATGACTATCTGCGCAGTATGCGTAATACACCTTACTATAAAACGTTTTCCACACTGACACTGGACTATGAATACATCTGGTATGGCGGGTTTGAAGTCAGTGAAGCGCAATTCAGTGCCATGGACCAACAGTTCAGGGATTTTAATCATCAATTAGGCAAAGCTTCGTGA
- a CDS encoding DUF4350 domain-containing protein, translating into MKKRTTYIIIVVVALLLVMLALFSNSDFVNTEQLSTNMEKASFSSKDKKAGGTYVAFKTLPELFAGRPVQVVAKPFATTYAKEAELHGSYNAYIIVANELFATERDVESMLYYASLGNFLFISVNRMDPLLAKKLKFTVVDGENFQQKKSNTAQRYKDSSLNLDTAFSYMGMISGSYFSSIDTATTKVFGMNYKSRPNFIGMAYGDGFVYVSLNPYTFSNYFLLHQNNIAAQEIQMSYLPNDATNVYWDDFYCHQYGPQSGDFSQWQVLMRYPAMRWALWLAVLLLLLYVIFEGKRRQRIIPEKPALANNSLEFVDAVGQLYYQQRNNYNLAHKMIIHLLEYIRSRYYLNTNHLNDQFVEALAKKAAMPETTIRELFSMLHQIQLAGEVSDEQLEHFYQLIQHFYLNTK; encoded by the coding sequence GTGAAAAAAAGGACTACCTATATCATTATTGTCGTTGTAGCATTATTACTGGTAATGCTGGCGTTGTTTAGTAACAGTGACTTTGTTAATACTGAACAGCTGTCCACCAACATGGAAAAGGCTTCCTTTTCAAGCAAGGATAAAAAGGCCGGCGGGACTTACGTGGCTTTTAAAACATTGCCGGAACTTTTTGCAGGCAGGCCTGTACAGGTGGTTGCCAAACCCTTTGCCACCACGTATGCCAAAGAAGCGGAGTTGCATGGTTCCTACAACGCTTATATCATTGTAGCTAATGAACTGTTTGCCACAGAGCGTGATGTAGAGTCGATGCTGTATTATGCTTCCCTGGGAAACTTCCTGTTTATCAGCGTTAACCGGATGGACCCGCTGCTGGCCAAAAAGCTGAAGTTTACCGTAGTGGATGGAGAGAACTTTCAGCAGAAAAAATCCAATACTGCCCAGCGATATAAAGATTCCTCACTCAATCTGGACACCGCTTTCAGCTATATGGGTATGATCAGCGGCAGCTATTTTTCCAGCATAGATACCGCTACCACCAAGGTTTTTGGGATGAATTACAAAAGCAGACCTAATTTTATCGGGATGGCTTATGGTGACGGTTTTGTTTATGTATCCCTCAACCCTTACACATTCAGTAACTATTTCCTGCTACATCAAAACAATATTGCTGCGCAGGAAATACAGATGTCCTATCTGCCGAATGACGCTACCAACGTATATTGGGACGATTTTTATTGTCATCAGTATGGTCCGCAGTCGGGTGATTTCAGCCAGTGGCAGGTGCTGATGCGTTACCCTGCCATGCGCTGGGCCTTATGGCTGGCAGTGTTGCTGTTGTTGTTGTATGTAATTTTTGAAGGTAAACGAAGACAGCGTATCATCCCCGAAAAGCCGGCGCTGGCCAATAACTCGCTGGAGTTTGTAGATGCTGTCGGACAGCTGTATTATCAGCAACGCAACAACTACAACCTGGCTCACAAAATGATCATTCATTTGCTGGAGTATATCCGTTCCCGTTATTATCTCAATACTAATCATTTGAACGATCAGTTTGTTGAAGCACTGGCTAAAAAAGCGGCCATGCCTGAAACAACTATCCGGGAACTGTTTTCCATGCTTCATCAGATACAGCTGGCAGGCGAGGTAAGCGACGAACAGCTGGAACATTTCTATCAACTCATTCAACATTTTTATTTAAATACGAAGTAA